DNA from Toxoplasma gondii ME49 chromosome X, whole genome shotgun sequence:
GATTCCCCAATCGAAACGTCGCAAAACGTTCgtgaaaaaaacaggaactcaccttccttctctcctgacCATTTGACTTGCGTGATGCTATCGCGGTGTCCAGACAGCACACGCAGGCACTGGAAAGTCGTTGTGTTCCAGAGCCTCACTGTGCTGTCCTGCAGCGCGAAAGCCGGACAACAACGAAAACACAGCACACAAGAACAAGCGAAAGCACCAGTAAAGAGCGAAGACAACAGCAATGAAGAACAGACACCAGCAATAACGAACAATACAAAGCAGTAAAAAGCAATAATGGACAATGAAGAACAAGAACGCAACGGAACAAAAGGCACTTCTGTTTGTCGAGTCTCCAGTGATGGAGACCAAGAGAACCAGGAGACTGCAGCCCTCGACCTGACATGGAGACAGAACTCGTCGAACGTGATATCCAGTTGGAGAATCGAAGCGCTCGGCGAGCCGAGAAGGGATGACACAGGCTGAGCAcaggaggcgacagagccagaggagaacgaaggcaTCGAGACGAAGCTTTGCAAGGACGAGATCGAGAGGTCTCGTTCCAAGTCCTTTTCCGCGAGGGGGTCACACGCCGAGTTTCGTTCTTCACCTTTCGATCCCTCTGATTCTCCCTGCCAACTTTAGCAAAGAGTGTCGCCCGCTTGTACCTTGCTGGCACTCGCAAGCATGAGCGAGGGGAACGGCCGACTCTGTTCTGAGTCGTCTCCacacactgaagaaagaTGCAGAGGCTGCCATGCGAGCGCCGTGACCGGTTTGGTATGGCCCTTCAGTGGGATGCCTGCCGCGTCGCCGGACGCGCCCTTCCAAAGGCGAAGCGAGCCATCCTGAAAAAACGCGAGGGGAAGCAGTCGCCTGCCTCGCgtggagatgaagagacggaagggggccaggaagcgcgagagaagaaccgaggaaaggagacgggAGTGGTGGTTGAAAAGGACTGGAAGAGGTGACCTtcgaagcgaggagaggggCGAACACGGCGGAAAAAGCCAGAAGAACGtgaggaagcagaacgcgagagaggagggcaCAGAGACCAAGGCGCAGAGAATCGAAAACAAGAAATcaggggagaaacgagaaaagagaggaaaaaaagagagggggCGCGAGCGACGCGGGAGccgggagaacgagaaagacgcagcaagaaagaggaaacaaaaagCGGGCAAGGAAGCAGGGAGACCAAGGAGAGACGCTAcgcaagagaagacaggaaggaaacaagaagaagagagaacactcgaaaacacaagaaagagaacaagagaacaagcgagagagagaaggataGAACGAGGGAGTGagaggacaggaagaagaacaggagagggGACCAGACACACGTttcaagaagagaaacgaaaaaccgAGATGAAAGAGGTACCAGTAAGTGGGAAcgaaagcagacagagaagagaacaaagtagagagaacaaggatATAGAACAGGGAAATCGAGAACAAAGAGTGGCGATGCCCAGCGAGGAGGAGGGAAGCGGGTGCGACACTACTAGCAAggcaggaaacggagacatcAATGGTTTGTTTCGAGCAAAAACGAAAGCCTGTGGTCGTTCGTGAATTTACCATCCCCGCGGAAGCGAGCAGCTGGCCGTGCGGCGCccaggcgagacagaggaccCAGTTGGAGTGACCCTTCAAGGTGCGCAGAGGCGTTTCGGTGTTCAGACACCACAGCCGGACCGTCATGTCTCCGCTGCCAGAGGCGAGTTGCGAACCGTCCGGACTGAACGCGACGCAAAGAATCGCCTCCGTGTGACCTGAAAGGGAAAAGACGCGACTCGGAAAGTGAGGGAAATcaaagagaggggagatgaggaaagaagcgaggggagggacggcaggagaggaaccgcagcgaagaagaagcagaggggagccggaaagagacgaaaaggagagaacgcgcgaagaggagaaaacggttTCCGACGAAGactgagaagcgaaagaagcgaacgcggagacagcatCACACTGACTCCCACAGTCAGCTACTGACGCTACTCCTCCTCAAGcgttgagagaagaaagaagagctgcGAAATCTTTCACTTGTCGTTCCTCTGCGGCGAGGAACGAACGCTCGCTGAAGAGCAGAGGTCTTCGCACCTTCCAGAGAGGTCGAACACCGCGTGAGAGGCCGGACTTTGAAGGctgcgagaggcgcgaagcgAATGTGGAGGACGCGCTCGGTCGAAGGATTTGTCGAGGCGTCGAAGGCCTCTTGCAGAGAGTCGGTGATTTCGATCCGGTTGTCGTCGATCGTCAGAGAGAACTCTTTCCggactttcttctcgtcttcgtcttcctctgtcggCTCCTCCAGAAGCAATTGATTCACCAAGTCTTCAAGCTGCTCTCGGTGCATGCTGATGAAAAGGATTGAGAGAGCGCAGCAACGGGAGGACATTGTGAACGgggcgagaggcgaaagtcggaagacgaaacagagaagcctGAGGGTCCTTGGGGGttcgtggagacagaagcgagtTGGGGATGCACAcggcagaggcggcgacAAGCGGAAAACCTTTTTCGGATCCAGggcaggaaagagaagaacagcagTAGCGGGGGAGACGCGCGGCGACAGTCGTCGACAGACGTAAGGAACagcaagaagacagagacaccgaggagGGAGGACAATCGACGAGAAGCACGCAGACAGAGAGTTGCGGAAACagcagaaaggcgagaggcgcgcgagggcgaggaacagaagacaagaagttggagaagaagagaagccgcTAAAACTGCCAGGcagccgcgaagaagaaacgaaatgaTTGCGACTGAAAAGCTGAGAAGACGGAACCGAACACAAGTCACCGAAATCTGACGACACTGCCTGATGCCCATCGGAGTTGCTGGCGATAGAAGGGACTGCTTCTCAGCTGTTTTCGCTGTTTTACAAGACCTTTCAGAGCCAAGTTTCGACAACGCGTCCTCCATGAAGCAGCACTGCGCATACTTGGAAAGCCGCCCTGTATGTGCGGTCgatcgaaggagacacagacccCGAttgctgcagagagagacgcctggtcaactcgtttctctctccagccaACAGAAAGCGACATCCCGGAGCACGAGAGAGCCGTCAGATGAAGCGCCCGAGACGTGAATAGCCACGCATGTTCCccgaagagaacagaaagccTCACCTCAGAGGCACCGCCAGCTGTGTGCCGAGAAGATTGTCTTGATGGTCACAGAACTGAATCACCACCTCCTTGTTGACCCCAGAGCCTGGGCTCGCGACCTCGCCCCCCTGTTGCTTGGCGCGCTTCGCAGGCGGCGCCGAGACCTCCTCGGCGAGATGCATGGTGAACAGAATGAAGgtaaagagagagaactgccgaggaaggagagagctgCTGAAAAGAGGGAACGCCAGTGGAGACCTCAGCGCAAAGGCCGAAACTGCGTTGGCGTTCCTCAGCAACGAAAAAGGAAcagtagaagaagaagcacaagaagaagagcaagcaGTACAAGCGGgagagcagggagaagaacaagcaagagagcacgagagagaagaagaaacaaaagaagaagaagaagaaggacgagcgagagactaggagagagaacaagagaaagaagaacaagagaaagaagaacaaaggaAGGGGTGGCCTAGATCTTGGTTCTTCAGCTGTTTAGACGGGGCAGGTTTTCACGGCTTTTCAGGCTAGGAGAGATCGAAGTATTTCAACAGACACACCACCGACGGTCACCAGAAAACAGATggacgaaaaggaaaggagaaacaaagatcggggagacgaggaaaaacaaTTCGCGAACGGAAATAAGCGAAGACAAGTCGAGCAGTTCCGGGGCCTCTCCGACTTGGTGCCGTAGATGGAAACGCCCTCAAAGCATAGCGAAATGGGAGAGGGCGgggcgtcttctttcttaATGGACAAAAAGCTTTTTTCTTAAACTGGGGAAAACAGACTCCCTGCGGGTCTTTCGCGAGTTGAGTCGCCCGTGGGATGGCGCGAGGGACATGCGCAGCAGAGACGGCCGACAAAGGAGAGGATGTCTTCAATCTCCtcgacaggagacagaaagacttTTTTTTGACATCTGGTCGTTTCCAGAATGGTTCGTTggcgttcttcctttttcgcgaGAGGCAAATCGCGCTATATGGACGTCGTAGTTtcccgtgcatgcagatttcTTTTTCAGCCGCATGCAATGAATACTCGCGACGAACTCGAGAAGCACAAAAAAGAAGAATGTGGATTAAGACGTCTTTTTCGGGATTTCAGTGACTCGCTTCCATAGCTGGTATTTGTTGTGCCGTTTGTGCATGTTCTGTCTTGGAGACAGGTTCTTTAACTCCTCGGGCATTTGTGCAGCCGCGGATTCTCCTCGACACCGTTCTCTCTATAACGAggcgtttcgtctcccttttttccaACACCACTTGCATGTACTgtccttttcttttgtctccgtcACCTCGTTCATGTTTCCCCcctgtcctttctcttttgagTCCGGTTTTTCACTCTTCTCGCCACCACCCGTTCGTCGAGTATGCCGCTGCCCCGGCCTCCAAGCCTAGACTCTTCTGCCCTTTTCTCCAGCAGTCGCGCGCCCTCGCCTTTCGCCTTGCCTTCCATCTTCTGCCGATATTCAGTCCAGACCCTGCGTCCATGTTGACAAAGGTGGTGttcagtctctcctctcctcttgctgtctgtttctcttcgaaaCCCTCTGACGTTCGTGCATGCGGAGAAACCTGTTAGCTTCGTCTACAAAAAGCTTCGCATCCAATAATGACACTTGAATCTGTCCCTCTCCGTGACCTGCATGCGTcacctttctcctcgtcatTCCCTATGGCTCTCGCAGCTGAAGACaagcctgtctctgcctcccgcCCCACAGTCTCTGGCTGTTCTCCCGTCGAGCTTCATGGCGTCTCCTCACGCGCCCCGtcgccctctcctctccgtccctCGCTGTCCAAAGTCCTTGTCGAGTCCTTTGCGGCCctgcagaagcaggaaggCTCTGCTATCCCGCACCTCGAGGAAGTGGTCGACGAGATTTtccaactgcatgcgccgcccCTGAtttcgttgcatgcgctaGCTGCGCCCCCTCGGCTCTGCAGCAagcttctgcagctgctgcagaagcATCACCCTCTTCAGTTTGCAGAGACAAGCCGGacaggcagcagagaggatGCGAAGGAcgctgaggagacaggtggtgaaaaagaagagaacggagaagcaaGTGGAACGCAGGCaaaggacggagaggaagatgtgtgtgtattcGTACCTtggtggaagagagagggaagacgcgTTGCCCTCCACTTCCTCaaaagatgcagaaagacagaacgaggaggGCCGGTCCTCCTTCTGCTCGGTACACATCCACAGGTGGGTTCGGAGACATTTAAGGGACAAGCAAGTGACTGTCGTTTCACTAATTCACTCCTCGAATGGTGTGGATGCGAACACACAACAACATGAAAGAGGCTCGTTGTCATGGTAGCGCGGAGGACGCCAGAGTTTGGAGGTgacatgcacatgcaggGTCGAAGGACAAATCAAACAGAGGGATCGTATGCAGCGCGGCTTGTCTTGAATCTGGAGAGACCGTCGACTGTGGAGATGCGAGTCTCTCACTCTCGCGCGTGAtctcgtgtctctgcctgCATCGATGTTTCCGTTTCAGTCGCATCCTCGAAACcgtctttccttcgctttttgGGCGCATAGATCCAGTCTGGGAATTCCTCCCAGTACGTAGTGGACTCATTTTGCGAAACGCACCCTTCATTGGTCACAAGACGACATGTATGTCGCTGTATGTGAATTCGCAGGATTATTTTCATTTCTTTTGGCACGTATGTGGTCCTGTGCATGTGACCGAATGTCTGTAGACATTTGCTTTCGAGTTCGCAGGGTGTGAGTGTTGATCTGTGTATATCGGCGTTGAGTTCTGTGCAGTAACTTACCGTGGCTTATCTGTGGCTACCGAAGTGGCGTAGTGGAGACCATAAACAGGATAATCGTGTGTTGATTTTTTCTCACTCACCCATTTGGAATCCTCTGCATGCTTTGTTCGTACGAAGACTGCATATTGGCTGCACCTGTCCTCAAGGATTAGTGTCGTCCCGGAGATGAAGTGCATGTGGAGTTTAGTTCTAGACTATCTTTGCTTTCCAGCTCCATGTTACACTACGCTAGCGGGCCGTGATCTTTTTTCCACCAACCGATCTCAAGCTGATCTCCACGCCTTGCACAGTATCTGTGTACCGAcagcttttctctgcttcttgtgGTTTCTGTGTTTTGATATGCAGAAGCTCCATGACGAGGTCCTCGACTGTCTCCGAACCTGCGCTCCGCCGGTGCTtcctgctgcatgcgacacAGCTGTGTCCCCGTGTAACTGTGCAGCTCCCGTCTTCCAGTCATCTTGTTCACCTTCCCAGTGTCAGGCTCGTGGCGCTGATGCGTCGTATGCCTCTCCGCTTTCGTCTCCCCTCGAAGCCGTTTCTTCGCCGCCGGCGCTTGCGGCCTCGTACTTCGTCCACGTCGCTGTGCCGTCAGTTCCGCCAGTGACAACAGTGCAGCAGAGACTGTGGGGAGAGGTATGGCCATGCTACCTGAACAAGACGAAGCCTAGCGGCCCGAAAGAAGGCACTGGAGGCGACCAGCATGAGGGCAAGGTGCGAGCCGGGCctggcgaaggcgagagagaagtcagCGCGAGCGCCAGCATTCGTCAGGAACTTTTGACCCCCCTCGAGCTgtcagaggaggagaaaaagacgcatATGTTCTTTCTCAACGCGGCCATGGAAAGTGAGTGGAGTTCGGAAGTCATGGTGATTTGCGGCCTGAAGGGGGACCGGAGTGAAACAGCAGCATGGACACCTGGGGTTGCAGTTAGGACAATCGGTGATAGGCGCGCACGACTGCCAAGGTGTTAACGACGTTCAAGATACGGGGGATCGCGTTCGAGCGAGTCTTCACTTTTGTCTGGTTTAGCATAAGAACGTGAGGAAATATCTGCCGACCTGTTCAGATTCACAAATGTCAGTGCATCTGGTCTTGTATGTTTATGGAAAGGTGCTCGTTGTATTTGCTCAAAACGTTGCCGGTTTTAAAGCGCCTCTCAGGGCAGGGCTTTCCTTGTCAGTGCAATACTTTTATGGCTTCATAGGCCTGCCACGTTGCCATTTGTTTCGGTTTTCCTGTTCTGTTCCAGTAAGCAGGCATGAAGGCCGCAGTGCGTGCATCATTACATACACGCCCGACACGCATCTCCGGAAAAGCCAGCTTCCACCCTCGAGGAAGCGGCAACGTGGGCGTACTGAAAATGAAACTGTcacagacacaaacaaaGAGGCTTACTGCACACTTGGACACGCAAcagtggagaaaaacggcGTAGAAAACACCGTAAAAGATGCCGTTGTGACTGAATGCACCTTAAATACGTCTGATCAGGAGTGGCAGGAGGCTTCTGCGTCCACTATAGTTACTCCCAGTGCCGGTTCGAACTCAGACGCGAAATGGGTCACAAATGGCTGTGAGGCGAATTTTGGTGCTGACGCGTGTGATTTGGACAGAAATACCAGCAAACTTGGAAGAGCTGTAGAAGAAGCATTTGTAACCTGCATGGGTAGTCGTCTTGCGAATTCGCATGAGGCTGTGAACGATGATTGCGATTCGAACGCGGCCGGATGGCACAAATGCAATATGCCTAAAGTTGTCGCTGCATGTGTCGACGGTACTGGACCGCGAATGCCCCTGATGCACGCAACTATGAGAGCGATAGGCTGTGTGGGAGAGAAGCTCCGGCGCATTTTCGCAGAACCCGACAGAGACTCTGctagagaaagagaactcgAAGCAACAAACCAACCGGAAAACGGTTCAGGGGTAACGGGGAACGCATCAGATCTCGAAGACGTGAGCGAAGGGAATTACTACTGTCAGGGGTGCGTGGTGTACTGCTCTCATGAGCCCTGCGTTTTGTGTGCCATGGCACTCATTCACTCCCGGATCAAATTGCTATTTTTTGTTCATGACAACAATGTTCATGGGGGGATCACCCGGGGGCGCCTGCATCTGGATCGCAGGCTCAACCACGGCTACCGGGTTCTCTGTTTGAGGACGAATAAGGGAGCTACCAGCGACCAGAAAGGCAAATGAAGTCTTTCTTATTTAATTCCATCTAGAACTTGAATTCGTACGTCCACCCACGAGAAATCAACTTGCAAAAATTCGAGAGCATCCTTGAGAGGGATCGTCACACTTACAACGCCTGATGGCTGCATCGCCTCGTTCAAGTCGGCTTGTCTAGTTCGAGAAAGGGCACAGGGGATCAGATTCGGCGACTTTTCAACTCACGCTTAAGGGTTATTGCGTCATAAACCTAGATCTGAAACAAACAGGCCAGCCTGTGTGCAGCCACAAAGAAAGCAACGTCTGCCTGAGCAGTTCTGTCTGCCACTGAAAAAGCAGATGTTGCGCCTCCTTTCAGTCACTTTGAGAAGGCAATGCTTCTTAGCCTTGTTCTAGCGTGTTGTTCGCGTCTGTCCTTCATTGAAAGTTGCAAGAGCACACTTGTAGCAAAGGGCAGTGTCTTCGGACGGTGGCGTCCGCACAGCCAACTGGTAGCATGTTTCTTTCTGATGTATAATTTCCTTTTTGGTATCGGTTAAAGGGACATCGACGAGAGACTTCAGAGCCAACGAAGTTTCTCACTTTCCGTTTCGATCGTCAAAGACGTCTATCAAAGTTGTCGGCACGAGAGGAACACTCCATCTTCACATTTGAATAAGGCGGCAGGTTCTGGGGAGAAACTCGCTGTTTCGGAACCTCCTTCACTGCTAAACTGCATTACTTATATTATTTGTTACTTACCGGATTCAGGTTCAGGCTTTCTTCTGGTACCGTGACAATGGTGATCTTTACGTTGTACTCGACCCTCTACTCCAAAAACAGAACCAGATTTAATGCTCGGAGAGCCTCCGTTTGCATTGATTTCGCAACAGAGAATAGCATGTTCCAGAACACTCATGTGCGAACTGGTGCACAGTTAAACGTATGATTCGTGGTGCAGTAATATTGGCCACGGAATGCAGTGATACCACGCACAAGGTGAATGTGAGAGGAGTGCCGTCTCCGATGAATCCCACAAAGTGGAAAAACTGCTTGCTGGTTGGAACTTCGCACAGAAAGGGACGGTGG
Protein-coding regions in this window:
- a CDS encoding notchless, putative (encoded by transcript TGME49_215740) is translated as MHLAEEVSAPPAKRAKQQGGEVASPGSGVNKEVVIQFCDHQDNLLGTQLAVPLSMHREQLEDLVNQLLLEEPTEEDEDEKKVRKEFSLTIDDNRIEITDSLQEAFDASTNPSTERVLHIRFAPLAAFKVRPLTRCSTSLEGHTEAILCVAFSPDGSQLASGSGDMTVRLWCLNTETPLRTLKGHSNWVLCLAWAPHGQLLASAGMDGSLRLWKGASGDAAGIPLKGHTKPVTALAWQPLHLSSVCGDDSEQSRPFPSLMLASASKDSTVRLWNTTTFQCLRVLSGHRDSITQVKWSGEKEGYLYTASRDTTLKVWDCVSGRLVSDLKGHGHWVNSLALSTDYVTRAGPFGERGAQPFASASEMREAARKRYEACIKTSGGEKVLSGSDDSTLILWKHVGAPKGLVQVCRMSGHQKLVNHVAFSPDGRYIASASFDKSIRLWDGRRGVYLSTLRGHVGPVYQLAWSSDSRLLLSASGDSTLKVWHAETRKLKEDLPGHADEVYAVDWSVVGSYAASGSKDRVLKVWRN
- a CDS encoding cytidine and deoxycytidylate deaminase zinc-binding region domain-containing protein (encoded by transcript TGME49_215750) encodes the protein MTLESVPLRDLHASPFSSSFPMALAAEDKPVSASRPTVSGCSPVELHGVSSRAPSPSPLRPSLSKVLVESFAALQKQEGSAIPHLEEVVDEIFQLHAPPLISLHALAAPPRLCSKLLQLLQKHHPLQFAETSRTGSREDAKDAEETGGEKEENGEASGTQAKDGEEDVCVFVPWWKREGRRVALHFLKRCRKTERGGPVLLLLGTHPQKLHDEVLDCLRTCAPPVLPAACDTAVSPCNCAAPVFQSSCSPSQCQARGADASYASPLSSPLEAVSSPPALAASYFVHVAVPSVPPVTTVQQRLWGEVWPCYLNKTKPSGPKEGTGGDQHEGKVRAGPGEGEREVSASASIRQELLTPLELSEEEKKTHMFFLNAAMEISRHEGRSACIITYTPDTHLRKSQLPPSRKRQRGRTENETVTDTNKEAYCTLGHATVEKNGVENTVKDAVVTECTLNTSDQEWQEASASTIVTPSAGSNSDAKWVTNGCEANFGADACDLDRNTSKLGRAVEEAFVTCMGSRLANSHEAVNDDCDSNAAGWHKCNMPKVVAACVDGTGPRMPLMHATMRAIGCVGEKLRRIFAEPDRDSARERELEATNQPENGSGVTGNASDLEDVSEGNYYCQGCVVYCSHEPCVLCAMALIHSRIKLLFFVHDNNVHGGITRGRLHLDRRLNHGYRVLCLRTNKGATSDQKGK